Proteins encoded by one window of Microbacterium testaceum:
- a CDS encoding acetamidase/formamidase family protein yields MTEEHWLGKEHGRPGYDASVPPVLRIRPGTGERIAFETDDAVYAELHDHGDLAALQAPINPVTGPVYVEGAKPGDALVVNVHEIRLGAYGWSQSLPGAGALQHRMPDHVVSRRIPIDAAGVHLTERHVVPARPMIGCIGTAPAAGTNSTVMPTTALGGNMDLTEVAPGATVYLPVEVEGALLSIGDIHAVMARGESSFVAIEAAGVAVVSIEVIPDADLRAPRVETDEEWIFVGLGDPVQESVRRGYEDVFDDLVDVRGWDRMDAYAVMSALVHSELGGPTGSEAPDPLHPFRAVGAVTLHRLPKSVL; encoded by the coding sequence GTGACCGAGGAGCACTGGCTCGGCAAGGAGCACGGTCGCCCGGGGTACGACGCGTCGGTGCCCCCGGTGCTGCGCATCCGCCCTGGAACAGGGGAGAGGATCGCGTTCGAGACCGACGACGCGGTCTACGCCGAACTGCACGACCACGGCGATCTCGCTGCCCTCCAGGCGCCGATCAACCCCGTGACGGGCCCCGTGTACGTCGAGGGGGCGAAGCCCGGCGACGCCCTCGTGGTGAACGTGCACGAGATCCGTCTCGGCGCGTACGGATGGTCGCAGAGCCTTCCCGGCGCAGGCGCCCTGCAGCACCGCATGCCCGACCACGTCGTCAGCCGGCGCATCCCGATCGACGCGGCGGGCGTTCACCTGACCGAGCGTCACGTGGTGCCCGCGCGCCCGATGATCGGCTGCATCGGCACGGCGCCCGCCGCCGGAACGAACTCGACGGTCATGCCGACCACCGCCCTCGGCGGCAACATGGACCTCACCGAGGTCGCCCCGGGGGCCACCGTCTACCTGCCTGTCGAGGTCGAGGGAGCCCTCCTGTCGATCGGCGACATCCACGCCGTCATGGCCCGGGGCGAGTCGTCGTTCGTCGCGATCGAGGCGGCGGGGGTCGCCGTGGTCTCGATCGAGGTGATCCCGGATGCCGATCTGCGCGCGCCCCGCGTCGAGACCGACGAGGAGTGGATCTTCGTCGGCCTCGGCGACCCGGTGCAGGAGAGCGTCCGACGCGGCTACGAAGACGTCTTCGACGATCTCGTGGACGTGCGCGGGTGGGACCGGATGGACGCGTACGCGGTCATGAGCGCCCTCGTGCACAGCGAACTGGGCGGCCCGACGGGCTCGGAGGCGCCTGACCCGCTGCATCCGTTCCGCGCCGTGGGGGCGGTGACCCTTCACCGGTTGCCCAAAAGCGTGCTCTGA
- a CDS encoding MgtC/SapB family protein: MADLDFVLRLLLAAGCGMLIGLERQYRSRTAGLRTQALVAMGAAAFVLFGSELGVGQGSLQIAAYVVSGVGFLGGGVILRQGLSVQGLNTAATLWCSAAVGCLAAGGLVVPALAMTTLVLLVHLLLRPLGRLVDRAPDANAETIGAFVLTVRAMDEREEEVRELLSDVLESPDVLVLAMSSHEDEGSGDESDGVVLEAELLIEGDAPEFLDAVTTRLSRDTGVRAMSWRAEDSPMTVRTRRRFGRG, from the coding sequence ATGGCTGATCTCGACTTCGTGCTCCGACTTCTTCTCGCGGCCGGCTGCGGCATGCTGATCGGCCTGGAACGGCAGTACCGGTCCCGCACGGCGGGTCTTCGCACGCAGGCCCTCGTGGCGATGGGAGCCGCCGCGTTCGTGCTGTTCGGCAGCGAGCTGGGGGTCGGTCAGGGATCGCTGCAGATCGCGGCCTACGTCGTGTCGGGGGTGGGCTTCCTCGGCGGCGGGGTGATTCTTCGTCAAGGGCTCTCCGTGCAGGGTCTGAACACGGCCGCGACGCTCTGGTGTTCGGCGGCCGTCGGGTGCCTGGCTGCCGGAGGTCTGGTCGTTCCCGCGCTCGCGATGACAACGCTCGTGCTCCTGGTGCACCTTCTGCTGCGCCCGCTCGGCCGTCTGGTCGACCGTGCCCCCGACGCCAACGCCGAAACGATCGGCGCGTTCGTGTTGACCGTGCGCGCGATGGATGAACGCGAGGAAGAGGTGCGCGAGCTGCTGTCCGACGTTCTGGAGTCGCCCGACGTCCTGGTCCTCGCGATGTCGAGCCACGAAGACGAGGGCTCCGGTGACGAGTCGGACGGCGTCGTTCTCGAGGCCGAGTTGCTCATCGAGGGCGACGCGCCCGAGTTCCTGGATGCCGTGACGACCCGGCTCTCGCGAGACACCGGCGTCCGCGCGATGTCGTGGAGAGCCGAGGACAGTCCGATGACCGTCCGAACCCGGCGGCGATTCGGGCGAGGGTGA
- a CDS encoding DUF3488 and transglutaminase-like domain-containing protein: MSAADLTVLRSPRRRRDATLLTVGLFAAIAAAMLPVFSVIAPGAWVAGAVLVAGGTLGAGLIVRLSRLPAVLASVAELVVWIVLLTAIFGRTTAILLVIPTPSTFAAVPGLIAQASAEIRDGVAPVPPDEGLAFLLVAAIGALAIVLDHVVLTARMPLLAGVGLVAVSLIPTIAIPSDVDIASFVLLAAALLFLLRIDTRARTAAPPRRDGRSPDPSPRRLFGVSATALGVAAVAVIVAVVATPLLPQPGLRFASGGTGGLGTTINPNLELGNDLRQPRDVEVLTVRTTGPTAPYLRAVTLSRFDGAVWQPDSFDTVAVPPSGAVFDRVGVDGDITLADWTTTVTVDQLDSPWLPVPYPASTVTGLNGDWLGMPQNRTVVTRAGSTREQVYEVQANVPRPTLEQIRSKTAGGTDLDPALTALPADVPAVIGDTAREVTANAQTPYDKLVTLQNWFRSSQFRYSLDAPVDAGFDGAGLDAVAQFLQVRAGYCVHYASAFAVMARTLGIPARIVIGYLPGTASSIPQQGGTEYTVTSSQLHSWPEVYFEGIGWVPFEPTNSLGVPTNFASGSAGGNNTAPNTPSQDAETPADQPSTAPSTAAENDPGAQTTGGGSVTARQSTAWVAPVLGVLALLLLAGVPAAARMVLRRRRLAATRAGDPVAAWTAMREDAVDLGIPVSSALSPRAFAALLVEEQGAPTDDVDLLRDAVERVSYAGDSLDPAQGPALVSAVAGVRAALDARATPLRRVLARAYPRSLVVRPGAVGAAGRESVSR; encoded by the coding sequence GTGTCGGCCGCTGATCTGACCGTGCTGCGCTCCCCCCGTCGGCGCCGCGACGCCACCCTGCTGACCGTCGGCCTGTTCGCCGCGATCGCCGCGGCGATGCTGCCGGTCTTCTCGGTCATCGCCCCGGGCGCGTGGGTCGCGGGGGCGGTCCTCGTGGCCGGGGGCACTCTCGGCGCGGGGCTGATCGTGCGCCTCTCGCGCCTGCCCGCGGTGCTCGCCAGCGTGGCCGAGCTCGTCGTCTGGATCGTCCTGCTCACGGCGATCTTCGGGCGCACGACGGCGATTCTGCTGGTGATCCCCACTCCGTCGACCTTCGCGGCGGTCCCGGGTCTGATCGCTCAGGCCTCGGCCGAGATCCGCGACGGCGTCGCCCCCGTGCCCCCGGACGAGGGCCTGGCGTTCCTGCTGGTCGCGGCGATCGGCGCGCTCGCGATCGTGCTCGACCACGTCGTCCTGACGGCCCGGATGCCGTTGCTCGCCGGGGTCGGATTGGTCGCCGTCTCGCTCATCCCGACGATCGCGATCCCCTCCGACGTCGACATCGCGAGCTTCGTGCTGCTGGCGGCGGCACTGTTGTTCCTACTGCGGATCGATACGCGCGCGCGAACCGCGGCCCCGCCCCGACGCGACGGACGCTCGCCCGATCCGTCGCCCCGCCGCCTGTTCGGGGTGTCGGCGACGGCCCTCGGCGTCGCGGCGGTGGCCGTGATCGTCGCCGTGGTGGCCACTCCCCTGCTGCCCCAACCGGGCCTGCGGTTCGCCAGCGGCGGCACGGGCGGGCTGGGGACCACCATCAACCCCAACCTCGAACTCGGAAACGACCTGCGCCAGCCCCGCGACGTCGAGGTGCTCACGGTCCGCACCACGGGTCCGACGGCCCCGTACCTGCGCGCGGTGACGCTCTCGCGCTTCGACGGCGCCGTGTGGCAGCCCGACAGCTTCGACACCGTCGCGGTCCCCCCGAGCGGCGCCGTGTTCGACCGGGTCGGCGTCGACGGCGATATCACCCTCGCCGACTGGACGACGACGGTCACCGTCGATCAGCTCGACAGCCCGTGGCTGCCGGTGCCCTATCCGGCCTCGACGGTCACGGGCCTCAACGGCGACTGGCTGGGCATGCCGCAGAACCGCACGGTCGTCACGCGCGCGGGGTCGACGCGAGAGCAGGTCTACGAGGTGCAGGCGAACGTTCCGCGCCCCACCCTCGAGCAGATCCGTTCTAAGACGGCGGGCGGCACGGATCTCGATCCCGCCCTGACCGCTCTTCCCGCCGACGTGCCGGCCGTCATCGGCGACACCGCCCGCGAGGTCACCGCCAACGCTCAGACGCCATACGACAAGCTCGTGACACTGCAGAACTGGTTCCGCAGCAGTCAGTTCCGCTACTCCCTCGACGCCCCGGTCGACGCCGGCTTCGACGGGGCGGGCCTCGACGCGGTGGCGCAGTTCCTGCAGGTGCGCGCCGGATACTGCGTGCACTACGCCTCGGCCTTCGCGGTCATGGCGCGAACCCTCGGCATCCCGGCGCGCATCGTCATCGGATATCTCCCCGGCACCGCCTCGAGCATCCCCCAGCAGGGCGGCACGGAATACACGGTCACCTCGAGCCAGCTGCACTCATGGCCCGAGGTGTACTTCGAGGGCATCGGGTGGGTGCCGTTCGAGCCGACGAACAGCCTCGGCGTTCCGACGAACTTCGCCTCGGGCTCTGCGGGCGGCAACAACACGGCCCCGAACACCCCGAGCCAGGATGCCGAGACCCCGGCCGACCAGCCGTCGACGGCCCCCTCGACGGCGGCCGAGAACGACCCCGGGGCGCAGACCACCGGCGGCGGCTCCGTGACCGCGCGTCAGAGCACGGCGTGGGTCGCCCCGGTCCTCGGAGTCCTCGCGCTGCTGCTGCTCGCCGGGGTCCCGGCCGCGGCCCGGATGGTGCTGCGTCGTCGACGCCTCGCCGCCACGCGCGCGGGCGACCCGGTGGCGGCGTGGACGGCGATGAGGGAGGACGCGGTGGATCTCGGCATCCCGGTCTCGTCCGCTCTGTCTCCGCGCGCCTTCGCGGCACTGCTCGTCGAGGAGCAGGGCGCGCCGACCGACGACGTCGATCTGCTGCGTGACGCGGTCGAACGGGTGAGCTACGCGGGCGACAGTCTCGACCCCGCTCAGGGCCCCGCCCTCGTCTCCGCCGTCGCGGGCGTGCGCGCGGCTCTCGACGCGAGAGCGACGCCGCTGCGGCGGGTGCTCGCGCGGGCGTACCCTCGCTCGCTCGTCGTGCGGCCCGGGGCCGTCGGCGCGGCCGGGCGCGAGAGCGTGTCGCGGTAG
- a CDS encoding DUF58 domain-containing protein — MSAGVKRLWPFTLRGTGAVLLAVAGFVIAQRAGIPELMYFATLLVALLAVSAIALLLARGTGSVSRVVTPETPEVGGSATVVVRAGLSSALPTGPGRWSDTLPAGLTGRAEGASAPLGSTLAGGAGTVEVRYDVVGASRGIHSIGPLEVTMTDPFGLVRRRLAVGRMTAVTVAPAIVDLTPLPSASGEAGGTRQTAALQLGQGADNLVARPYAPGDSMRRIHWRATAHRDTLMVRQEEQESSPAATVVIDRALSRWSPQAAHAPGSAPAFETAVTACVSAIAHLVHEGYTVDVLDSDGTLLTDPVEGGDDVEARAAAAGFASLRARADDPSPRVVPATVSALLGPVVVITGSLSPEDRATLGAAGLHSALPVLVVVAEHADLDALQLAGWRATHLPPAGDVALAWDDAMEQGYARVGR; from the coding sequence GTGAGCGCCGGCGTGAAGCGCCTGTGGCCCTTCACCCTCCGGGGCACGGGGGCGGTCCTCCTCGCCGTCGCGGGGTTCGTCATCGCGCAACGCGCCGGAATCCCGGAACTGATGTACTTCGCGACCCTGCTCGTCGCGCTCCTGGCGGTATCCGCCATCGCTCTGCTGCTGGCGCGCGGGACGGGGTCGGTGTCGCGCGTCGTGACTCCCGAGACCCCCGAGGTCGGGGGCTCGGCGACGGTCGTGGTCCGCGCGGGCCTCTCGAGCGCCCTCCCCACCGGTCCGGGCCGGTGGAGCGACACTCTTCCCGCGGGCCTGACCGGACGCGCCGAGGGGGCCTCGGCTCCCCTCGGCTCCACGTTGGCGGGCGGTGCCGGCACGGTCGAGGTGCGCTACGACGTGGTCGGTGCGTCGCGCGGCATCCATTCGATCGGTCCGCTCGAGGTGACCATGACCGACCCGTTCGGTCTGGTGCGTCGGCGACTCGCCGTCGGCCGCATGACCGCGGTGACGGTGGCCCCGGCGATCGTGGATCTCACGCCCCTGCCCTCCGCCTCGGGTGAGGCCGGCGGCACGCGACAGACCGCGGCGCTGCAGCTCGGCCAGGGCGCCGACAACCTCGTCGCGCGCCCCTACGCTCCGGGCGATTCGATGCGGCGCATCCACTGGCGGGCGACCGCGCATCGGGACACCCTCATGGTGCGTCAGGAGGAGCAGGAATCCTCTCCCGCCGCCACCGTCGTCATCGACCGTGCGCTCTCGCGGTGGTCGCCGCAGGCCGCGCACGCCCCCGGGAGCGCCCCCGCGTTCGAGACGGCAGTGACCGCGTGCGTGTCGGCCATCGCCCATCTCGTGCACGAGGGCTACACGGTCGACGTCCTCGACAGCGACGGCACGCTCCTCACCGACCCCGTCGAGGGCGGGGACGACGTCGAGGCGCGAGCAGCCGCCGCCGGGTTCGCGAGCCTGCGCGCCCGCGCCGACGACCCCTCCCCCCGCGTCGTGCCGGCGACCGTGTCCGCCCTGCTCGGTCCGGTCGTGGTGATCACCGGAAGCCTGTCGCCCGAGGACCGCGCGACGCTGGGCGCGGCGGGCCTGCACTCGGCTCTTCCCGTCCTGGTCGTCGTCGCCGAGCACGCGGACCTCGACGCCCTCCAGCTCGCCGGCTGGCGCGCGACGCACCTGCCCCCCGCCGGGGACGTGGCCCTGGCGTGGGACGACGCGATGGAACAGGGGTACGCCCGTGTCGGCCGCTGA